The DNA window GTCATGAGTTAGAAAATTCAGACATGTGAGACGTTGAAAGTTCTAATAGAACAAATTTATGTTTGAagctaataatattattaagatGAAACAGAGACTTATAATGTTGGAAAAACACAAGTagctaatatttatatatataagtaaataAAACTCACTCAGAACTGGTCTTTCAAACTATGAAAAATCATGCTTGTCTGCTATGAAGGTTAATTAACTAAAGCCATTATTATTTGACTGAGAAACTTGTTAAGTTATCAAATTTAATCAGTTATTCATAAATGTCAAACATTTTTCTGAGACATATATTgttctttatttctttttccgAAAAGGGTGACATTTACATTATGTAAGAATTGTAATTAGTATATGGAAGTTACAACTACTAACCACATGTTTTTGACAAGGATTTTCCAAGCATAttcttttctactttttcataaGAAGAACCACAGTGTGAGCAGCGATGCTTCGATTTTCCCCGAGACTATCGACCTTTTCGTGAGTTTTCGCTTTCAGATTAACAACTGCAGGGTCAGCTCCTAGAAGTTCAGACAAGTTGGCTCTGATAGCTTCCTTGTGTGGACTTAACTTTGGTCTTTGAAGAATTAATGTTGCATCTAAATTTCCAAGCTCATAACCTGCCTCATGCATCAGTCTCACctaaaatatagataaaacaTATTCAAACATGTTTATATTGTCTCTCAACTACTAATAGACAGCTCAGAGTGAATGGTTTTCAATAATTGTGTTCCATTGTTTGTGACAAAGAGACATTGTTGAGAAAAACTTCCCAAGTATAATTCTAAATGATAATTTCAACAAGTGTGTGTGTGTGGATGTAAATTCTACAGTTAACAATTCATTATTGGCTTCAAACAAAAAGTCAGACCTAAACAGATAAATAAGACTTTGTCAAGGGTTAATCCCAATCCCAACAGTCTCAATCATTTGGGTTTGTGTTGAAAATTGATAAAACTAAATATGAAATACTTAGTTAACATTatgaaaagagaaagaaaaacatCATTTCTTGCTTAGAGTTTATGTTATAGACAGTGGAATAGGCAAACCGAGCTTTGCTGAACCACTATATTTCCTTTGTGTCATTACtttttactttctttttcattGCTTATTATTTGAGTATTCGTACTTTAAGCGAGTAATCGCCGTTTTGGTGTGATTGTTCTTGCCTTgctcgaatactcgcacttttAGTGAAAGATAGAAAAACATTATTTCTTGCTTAGAGTTTATGTTTGAACAGCTAAAAGGAAACATAGCACAAACTCAATTCAATGGTAAAAATCTGTATATGACTGAAGATTTCATAAGCACAATACAATTCAATCAAGTGTAAAATGCATagaaaaatcaaacaaaattgGTTGAATGAAACATAACAATAACAACTTACAGCTTCTTTGATGAAAACTGATGATGCAGCCCCTTTCCATTTGGGATCAGAATCAGGGAAAATTTGACCAATATCAGGAAGCCCCAAAGCACCCAAAATAGCATCAACTACACAATGAAGCAAAACATCCCCTACAAACCCAAATCAAAGAATATATCTTTAACTCTCTTTTCACAAAGAAAATCTAAGAAAGTTCAAGTTTTTATATTCTCAGCAACCAAACAGTATAAAATTTAAGAGTTCTTCTACACTGCACCTCTTAGTGTTAAACTTGCAACAGACTATTTGACgagttaaattattttgaatttctataaattataccaaatataagaTTAAAACTATCTAAATATGGAAAACAAAGAGTCGAAATTTCTGTAAATTTAGAGCTTTTACTAACTTAAtccaaaaattaaaagaaacccATTTCAGATACGAATGATTACCATCAGAATGAGCTTCGCAACCTTTCTCATGAGGTATATTAATACCTCCAATTATCAAAGGATACCCAGGCTCCAATCGATGAAGGTCAAACCCATGACCAACCCGAAAAGGAAGAGCCTTTGAGGGAGTAGCAGATACCTCAGACGGAGCTTGCTCAGCGTTCAAAGCGGTGGTCGCGGCGGCCGATACAGAAGGCAGAGCCGAAAGCGGCGTCGTTTTCGATTGTCTTAGAGATGAAATTGAGGACGATGAGAAGAGATTTCTGGGAACTGCGACCGTGAAATGGGAGTGATTGAATGATTTGGGGGAGGTATTGGAGTAGTGTGGAGGAAGAGTTGAAGCACAGAGTGGTGTTGCCGTCGCCGCCGCCATGGCCGTCGAAGGTGGAGGTCCGTGGGTTTGTGGTTTGGCTTTCTCTTCTTAGctagttgttaattttttttttttttttaaaaaataatatttaattaagttaaaaatatttgttcatttttcaaaatatattaaaaataaaaaataaagttgttTGGTAGTGTATGGTACAATGTGTTAAAGCATATGGTACAATAAGGTATGAGCTTTACTATGGTGCTAGATAGCCAAACCTAATACTACTAAACAACTCATAAAACCAAACCTAatagtattttctttttattagaaaaaaaaatcacgtggtgtagattttttttttactctttCAGTAATTTTAATAATCTCGAGGACTAATTTTGAAGACTATGTGACAGCTATATGAGTATTAAATATCATTCTGTTTTAATTGGATTATTGGTATATACTTCGAGGATTCCTATCCCATTAAAGATGACATATTATCGTCATAGCAAGCTAGTCTTTTAAAAGGTCAAGCATAATTCATTCCAATAAAGAGTTATAGTGAGATTCGAACTCTCCATCTAAACAAACCAATAAAAGTTTCTCTACTACTATATAATGTCATTTCGGggacttaaaataaaaaaaaaaaatattaggattttattaaaataaaattaagtatatTGTAAACAACAAATAGTCATAGTTTAGTTACTTGAGGTGTATGACATATTATACAATGTCATGAGTTCGAATTTCATAAcactcattttaatttttttatatatatatttctgagGGCCCCAAAATTTAATCCGCCTTAAGCCCATATATTCTCAGGGCCAGCCCTGACTATACCACACAATACGTTGTCAAACGTAATACTATTACTAGTGAGTTTggttaattattattgttattaattatttttatttttcaatatgaACTTCACTGTGTGGTAAGTGGTAAGAGTAGCTCCCAGGAGACTGCATATATGTTAAATGGTGTGTATATGTCGTCCAAGGATGCTGTATTTCTTGTagcattttgttgttttatctaCCGTGCACGACATATATGATGTGCACATAGTCAcggcataattttttttatatatatatataatttagttaatatttatattattgtatttgtaaaaattaagaattatttttttgggaaattttacAATGTACATTTTAAAAGTGATGTACGAATCTACTCCTATTTGTTTCAACATCCGACATACTTTTGtagtctatttttttatatagtagtgtatattatagttatttaaaacatcttgaaaattttagaaaaatttaatacgcCAAAAATAATACACTTCTTTAAAAGTAGCGCACTGATATACGCTTACTTGCTTCGGTATTCGGGAGACTTGTTtagtcttcttttttttttttatggtcgtgTCCATTATAGttagaaaattttgattttttatgcttacatttggttaaaaaatttcccctaaacACATAATTACTAATATTTGTATGATATGACAACTTTTATGATATCATTAAAGTGCCCCCATTTACATCACCCCCATTTACACAATCGGACCCTACATCGGACCCTatatcggacccatcggaccctatATCAGACCCATCAGACCCCCCATCGGACCTACGTCTCCTATCTCGCAAACTCACAGTTTCATTCGACCCTATTGGACCCCATCGGACCTTGTCCAAAATCATAGATCTGAGATtctaaaacctaaatctatccctaaatctaacaaaatctatctttaacactaaaatcacaaacaaaatcaataataataataataaaaaaaaacggtGGTGGTGCTTCGGTGGTGGTGCGTCGTGGGTCGGTGGGGGAGCGTCGTGGGCCGGTGGGTCTCCTGTGTGTGTGTGTGGCTGGAGTTTGAGACGATTTGGGGTTTCAGGTGGGATTGGGACGACTCGGTTGGGACGAACTGAAAGAATAGAAGGAAGGAGAGAGAATGGGTGTGGAATTTTGAGAGGGGTAGTTTTGGGATTTAGGTAAAGTGGGCTTATTCTAACAATTACCTATAGTTTAagtttttctaattaattaacccttaaatcatccataaaaaatcaaattattatctttaatctaatttgtaaatttatataaattattagttaaatataacaattgtggtaatttttgttaattaatatgatattattttttattttattaaaaaatgaatataataataaaaaatatttttagtgtaatttttagtgttgtggttagagtaaaaataatttttgacgcCAAATTTAATGATAGTGTGACACTAAATTTAGTTTTTCCTTgaagaagaataaaaaaaaaatacaaagtcaacaattttttaaatgacTTCATCatcattctttcttttttcaatttttttttttttatgacttgattatattattatcacTAATTGTTTTATTTATGGATATTTTTTGGATTACAAATTCGTGTGTTAAtttaatgcatttttatgtcatcgTTAgtcttttatttgttgttagtGGGGATTTTTACTATGTTATTTTGCCTTCTGTAAAAGAGAAGGTCATGGATTGGCCACTTTtgttacaaattttattaaaaattatatttggatAGATGTTTGTCATCAATTTTTAAGTAATTgttgatttttaatttaatgaaacatttcttcaaaatatatatatatatatgtatatatatatatgtgttaatAACTTTATGTTCGAAGAGAGCATGGTCATCTACTGTGTTCTCTCTCTATCCCTTGCTGTGTCTCAATTCTTTTCTTCCTGATCTGAGGGTCCTTAGTGTTCTGCTTTTTGTTGCTTCGTGAGTCCTTTTTGTTGGTTTTGCTTCTTGCTTGCGTGTGTTTTTCTGTTTGGGTCTATTTGCTTTGGTTTGCTTTGGTTTCAAAGTCTCTTTATTGTTCTGGTGGTTAAGTCCTTAGTTTCACTTGTCCATGTCCTAGTTCTGGTGTGCTGCTTCCATTTGGTTCTCTCAGGGGTTTTGTAGTAAGAGTTTTGAGTGTCTTAGTTGTTTTTTCTACCTGTTGTTGTTTGTGGTGTTTTGTTTTGGTTTGTCGTGTTGCTGTCGGCATTTATGGAGGTAGTAAATGCTTCTTTAGCCCCCCCTCTTAAAGGCAAATGCCTTTCTGTTAATGATGCTTTGGTCAAGTTGGTTCCTTGCGAATCTTCTCGGAAAGCTCTATCTACCTTTTGTCTGCTGGGAAAGGTAGTGGCCCCCATGTCTGTGAGTGAGGCCAATATTATGGAATTTGTGGCCAAAGCTTGGAAGTTTCCTGTGTCCGTGGTGGCCTTAGCTGAGGGCTCTAATCATTCCAACTGGTTCGAGCTACGGTTTTCTCGTGAGGAAGACAGGAGCTGGGCATTGGACCATGGCCCTTGGTGTATCCGAGGCTACACCTTTTTTCTCCATGTTTGGTCTTCAACCTCGGATTCCCCGGTTCTCAGTGACACAATGCGTATATGGGTTCAGGTACATAATATACCTCATGAGTTTTTTTCTATGGCTAACGGGTTATTACTTGGTGGTACAGCAGGGAAATTCGTCTATGTagatttgaaagaaaatgatccTGCCTCGTGGGGGAAATACCTCAAGATTTTGATCGAGAAGGACTTCAACTCGCCTCTGTTTTCGGGTTGTTTTTTTGACTTGGATTCGGGAGTCAAGAGATGGCTCCAGTTCAAGTATGAACAAGTAGGAATATTCTGCTATTTCTGTGGACGTCTCGGACATCAAAGAAGAGGGTGTACGCTTACCTCGCCGGAGTTGGTGACCAGTGACAATGGCACCCCTTTCCCTCTATTCGGGTCGTGGCTTTCAACGTCGTCAACCTACAGGGATGTCTTCTCCAGCGCTAATTCTTTCTCTCCATGCCGTGAGAACTCTGGTTATGCTCTTTATGCTCCATTTCGCCGTCCGTCCAAGGTGGTAGCTCTCGGCCATGGCGAGGGTGACTTCAGGCGATCGGTCTCCACCATTGCTCGTGGCTCGACACGGTCAGGGATGGTGACAAAGCGTGGAGCTCTGTCTGCTGGTACTGGTACTGTTCATCGATCGGAGTGGGTCTCCAAATTAAAACCAGCTGGTGTTGTACCTCCTTCTTCCAAATCGGGTAGAGAAAGTGAAGATGGAATTGCTCAAATGGAAAAGGTCTCTGAAGTGTTACCTGTTATAGAACAACCTATCTCTGAAGCTATAGAAGACCGTTCCTTGAAGATTGTGCCTGATTTGAATTTATGTGAAAAAAATAGTGGTAACATCTTAGTGGATCGGGCCCATGTGAAGCCCGTTTCTGCTGGTGGGCCGAAGGTGGGAGCTGACCATTTTGGAGTTAATTATCTACATAAAGATAAGTTGACTTTTAATTCCTTTGGTGATAAAAGAAGAGATGTTGGGCTTATTGGGCCGTGCGTGAAGGATAGTGGGCCGAACTCCAATCTTGTGGACAAAATTAGTGGGCCAATGATACTTGATATGAATATGGGTATTAATGTTAGTGGACCCCCCCCCCCCATTAATATTAATCCTATTTCATGTGGGCCTACTTTGGTGGAGACTCAAGTTGTATCTAATATTAATCATGGGCCAATGGGACCGGATTCTTTGGGAGTAAATGATAATAGCATTGGGCCAATTAATCCATCTCAAGCTATCATTGGGCACGTGGAGGCTTCTTCTAATTCTATTTTGCCTATTGCTTCCCATGGGGCAGTGGAGCAAGATAATGAAGATCAAGCATTGACTCAATTTTTTAATGCTCGAGAAAGTTTATTGTATGACCTCAAACACTTTGGGAACCTTGACTTGTATGAGATAAGGAAAATCGGAGGGGACATTGGGGTCCCGGTTTCGTCTGAAGTTAATGAGAGAACTACTCCCTTCAAGAAAAGGAAATTCGAAGCGTCTGCCTCTCTTTGTTCTCGGCCTCACAAAATTCCTCGCAAGTATCCAGAAGTTGTTCGTGATTTCCCTTGGGACACTAAGCACCAGGCCAATGATTCGAATTTGGTGATTGATGACCCATCTAAGGATAGTTCTAGCTCCCCGAGCTGCTCCGGAATTCTGAAGAATGCCCTGATTGGTTCGTTTGTGATCGATGACGCTGTTTCGAGTGGGTCCTCTTACTCCCACAACCCTGTGGAGGAGAATGTCGAATCTCCTCCACAGGAGCCATGAGAGGTATTGCCTGGAACTGTAGAGGGTTGGGGCAGACCTCTACGGTTCGGGAACTGAAGTCCCTGATCTTTTCCCGCTCTccggattttgtttttctttccgAGCTCAAAGTGGACGCTAATCCTCTGGTTGGGAGGATTAACCCTTCTTGTGGACTTCGGCAAGGTGACCCCTTATCCCCTTACCTCTTCATTTGGGCGGCTGAAGTTCTATCTAGATTATTCCATGATGCTCTTCACCAGGGGGCCATTAAAGGAATTCAGCTAAGTAGGAGAGGGCCGGTTCTCTCTCACATTTTCTTTGCGGATGATCTAATTCTGGTTGGTCGAGCTAACTTACTTGAGGCGATTGGCTTCTGGGGATGTTTAGAGAAATTCTGTTTGTGGTCAGGTCAACAGGTGAATAAGTGATACACCACCTATACATCACGTGTATAAGAGGAGGAAAAACCAACTACTtagataaataattattttatacgaAGTATATAATCTGTATTAgttaatctatatattttggTCTAGGTAAGGTTGCtgtcatattttattattatttacttttaCATAGTCCAGCTGTCATAATATTACAGAGACAGCTGGCACATTTATTTGGGAGGAGAAACTATAAATTAGAGAGGGATAATCATTGTAAAGGGGGTCAGAAAAATAGAAAGGAATTATTGGAGAGTAACACCC is part of the Cannabis sativa cultivar Pink pepper isolate KNU-18-1 chromosome 5, ASM2916894v1, whole genome shotgun sequence genome and encodes:
- the LOC115716460 gene encoding 2-C-methyl-D-erythritol 2,4-cyclodiphosphate synthase, chloroplastic — protein: MAAATATPLCASTLPPHYSNTSPKSFNHSHFTVAVPRNLFSSSSISSLRQSKTTPLSALPSVSAAATTALNAEQAPSEVSATPSKALPFRVGHGFDLHRLEPGYPLIIGGINIPHEKGCEAHSDGDVLLHCVVDAILGALGLPDIGQIFPDSDPKWKGAASSVFIKEAVRLMHEAGYELGNLDATLILQRPKLSPHKEAIRANLSELLGADPAVVNLKAKTHEKVDSLGENRSIAAHTVVLLMKK